In Bubalus bubalis isolate 160015118507 breed Murrah chromosome 3, NDDB_SH_1, whole genome shotgun sequence, a genomic segment contains:
- the SCRG1 gene encoding scrapie-responsive protein 1 — protein MKFTVLAVAVGLTLLLGVQAMPANRLSCYRKILEDRNCHSLPEGVADLTKIDANVQDHFWDGKGCEMICYCNFSELLCCPKDVFFGPKISFVIPCNNH, from the exons ATGAAATTTACAGTGCTTGCTGTCGCCGTTGGACTAACTTTGCTGCTAGGAGTCCAAGCCATGCCTGCAAACCGCCTCTCCTGCTACAGAAAAATACTAGAAGATCGCAACTGTCACAGCCTCCCAGAAGGAGTAGCTGACCTCACAAAGATCGATGCCAACGTCCAGGATCACTTCTGGGATGGGAAGGGATGCGAGATGATCTGCTACTGCAACTTCAGCGAACTACTCTGCTGCCCAAA AGATGTCTTCTTTGGACCAAAGATCTCTTTTGTGATTCCTTGCAACAATCACTGA